A single genomic interval of Acidobacteriota bacterium harbors:
- a CDS encoding porin family protein — protein sequence IDDVYGQDNLGRRSIPVAGSRVRIHGTRIAVDDELTIDGRAVPLDEDGRFAVETIKPVGSHEIQVNGSGAQSWDRSLPVDVTGKYFFMVGIADLTIGQNDLSGSVEPLAVDDHYDGDVFVDGRIAMYLKGKVKGKYLVTARVDTGEDELGDLLDNLDEEDPRRLFRQLDPDQYYPIYGDDSSTTEDAPSQGKLYVRVDWDKSRGLWGNYSTGFTGTEFSQYNRTLYGAKLEHRSLGTTESGDDRLQVQAFASEAQTLFGHNRFAATGGSLYYLRDTEIVLGSAKIAVEIVDRDSGRVVEHKEMIRGRDYEIDELQGRIILTRPLTQFADQAAPSIVKDQPLDGNQAFLLVDYEYLPGGLGSGDTTYGVRGQGWVNDKVGLGGTWVEEDRAGQEYRLAGTDVVLRHSPGTFVKLEYAESESTQSSGGWASVDGGLTFQAHSVGGGAAREGEAYAIEARAELGALTGGQSRAELGTWYRHRSAGFSSARVDTGIETDEYGAEAAWSQGDQLTFAARGAVIDQQGIRTDTSLGVEARYRLNDVWAVSGEARHVREETLLTDASGTLGAVRADYRLNDRVRLFGRAQITLDSDASYADNDLASIGTRFRLGKGFSASAELTVGERGRALQLGAEHNLSDVHQLYGTYTLSTDRTDPLRDGWTVGQKAAISDQLTVFTENQFARTTRQSGLARVFGVDFTPDDRWHIGLSVQSSDLDQTAAPDIKRDVVSVSVARSSERTRWASKLEFRTEEGAIGRTQWLTTNRVDHQFDEALSVFGKLSFSFDDNDDLGRDDARFIESGLGVSYRPVSDDRWNLLGRYTYLLDLPSEGQLPYRTDQRSHVFSADAIYQINRRWELGAKLARREGELRADRDAGQWFGTDASLVVVRGRFHLVNKWDALAEYRLLWSDEAEDARSGFLVGVDRPIHEHLRIGVGYNFTDFTDDLTDLDYDGGGWFVNLVGKY from the coding sequence AACGGCTCGGGCGCGCAGTCATGGGATCGGTCGCTCCCGGTCGACGTCACCGGCAAGTACTTCTTCATGGTCGGCATCGCGGACCTCACCATTGGGCAGAACGATCTGTCCGGAAGCGTTGAACCCCTCGCAGTCGACGACCACTACGACGGCGATGTCTTCGTCGACGGGCGTATTGCGATGTACCTGAAGGGCAAGGTCAAGGGCAAGTACCTGGTGACCGCCCGTGTGGACACGGGTGAAGACGAGCTCGGGGACCTCCTCGACAACCTCGACGAGGAAGATCCACGCCGACTTTTCCGGCAACTGGATCCCGACCAGTACTATCCAATCTACGGGGACGACTCCAGCACGACGGAAGACGCGCCAAGTCAGGGCAAGCTCTACGTTCGTGTCGATTGGGATAAATCCCGCGGGTTGTGGGGCAACTACTCGACGGGCTTTACGGGAACCGAGTTTTCCCAGTACAACCGGACGCTCTACGGTGCCAAGTTGGAGCATCGCTCGCTGGGCACTACGGAATCGGGCGACGACCGCCTGCAAGTACAAGCGTTCGCCTCTGAGGCGCAGACCCTGTTCGGTCACAACCGATTTGCCGCGACGGGTGGCAGTCTGTATTACCTGCGCGATACGGAAATCGTCCTGGGCTCCGCGAAGATCGCGGTTGAAATCGTCGATCGCGACTCCGGGCGAGTCGTGGAGCACAAAGAGATGATCCGCGGCCGCGACTACGAAATCGACGAACTGCAGGGTCGGATCATTCTGACCCGTCCGTTGACCCAGTTTGCCGACCAGGCGGCGCCGTCGATCGTCAAGGACCAGCCGCTAGACGGAAACCAGGCATTCTTGCTGGTGGACTACGAGTATCTGCCCGGTGGGCTCGGTTCCGGCGACACGACTTACGGCGTCCGCGGTCAGGGCTGGGTCAACGACAAGGTCGGACTGGGAGGCACCTGGGTCGAAGAGGATCGTGCCGGTCAGGAATACCGTCTTGCCGGTACCGACGTCGTGTTGCGGCATTCGCCGGGGACCTTCGTCAAGCTGGAGTACGCCGAGAGTGAGTCGACACAGAGTTCCGGTGGTTGGGCGTCCGTCGACGGTGGCTTGACGTTCCAGGCCCACAGCGTCGGCGGCGGGGCGGCCCGCGAGGGTGAGGCCTACGCCATCGAGGCGCGAGCCGAACTCGGCGCGCTGACCGGCGGGCAGTCTCGGGCGGAGCTGGGGACCTGGTACCGGCATCGCTCCGCGGGGTTCAGTTCCGCACGGGTCGACACCGGAATCGAGACCGACGAGTACGGTGCCGAGGCCGCCTGGTCGCAAGGCGACCAGCTTACGTTCGCCGCCCGAGGGGCGGTGATTGACCAGCAGGGGATTCGTACCGATACCTCCCTGGGCGTGGAAGCGCGGTACCGGCTCAATGATGTATGGGCCGTGTCGGGTGAGGCTCGCCATGTGCGTGAAGAGACGTTGCTGACGGACGCCAGCGGAACCCTGGGCGCCGTACGCGCCGACTACCGCTTGAACGACCGGGTTCGGTTGTTCGGCCGGGCGCAGATCACGCTTGATTCCGACGCGAGCTACGCGGACAACGATCTTGCGAGCATCGGAACCCGTTTCCGTCTCGGCAAGGGGTTCAGCGCCAGCGCCGAGTTGACGGTCGGCGAACGCGGTCGGGCGCTTCAACTCGGTGCCGAGCACAACCTCTCCGACGTCCATCAACTCTACGGGACCTACACGCTGTCGACCGATCGCACGGACCCGCTGCGCGACGGCTGGACGGTCGGACAAAAGGCCGCCATCAGCGATCAACTCACCGTGTTCACCGAGAATCAGTTCGCGCGTACGACGAGGCAGTCTGGGCTGGCGCGGGTCTTCGGTGTGGACTTCACGCCGGACGATCGTTGGCATATCGGCCTTTCGGTCCAGTCGAGCGACCTGGACCAGACCGCGGCGCCGGACATTAAACGCGACGTCGTGTCCGTCTCGGTCGCGCGGAGCAGCGAGCGGACCCGCTGGGCCAGCAAGCTCGAGTTCCGCACCGAGGAAGGCGCCATCGGCCGGACACAGTGGCTAACGACGAATCGCGTGGACCACCAGTTCGACGAAGCGCTCTCCGTGTTCGGCAAGCTGAGTTTCTCGTTCGACGATAACGACGACCTGGGGCGCGACGACGCGAGGTTCATCGAGAGCGGTCTCGGCGTGTCCTACCGTCCGGTGTCCGACGATCGCTGGAACTTGCTCGGTCGCTACACGTACTTGCTGGACCTGCCGTCGGAAGGGCAGCTCCCGTACCGGACCGATCAGCGCTCGCACGTGTTCTCGGCGGACGCGATCTACCAGATCAACCGGCGCTGGGAACTCGGTGCCAAGCTGGCCCGTAGAGAGGGCGAGCTGCGCGCCGACCGCGATGCCGGGCAGTGGTTCGGGACCGACGCCTCGCTGGTTGTCGTCCGTGGGCGCTTCCATCTGGTGAACAAGTGGGACGCTCTGGCGGAGTATCGCCTCTTGTGGTCCGACGAGGCCGAGGACGCGAGGTCCGGGTTCCTGGTCGGGGTCGATCGTCCGATCCACGAACACCTGCGGATCGGAGTCGGATACAACTTCACCGATTTCACCGACGATCTGACCGATCTCGATTACGACGGTGGAGGTTGGTTCGTCAATCTGGTCGGAAAATACTAG